A part of Saccharomyces cerevisiae S288C chromosome XIV, complete sequence genomic DNA contains:
- a CDS encoding uncharacterized protein (hypothetical protein; green fluorescent protein (GFP)-fusion protein localizes to vacuole; not an essential gene; YNL058C has a paralog, PRM5, that arose from the whole genome duplication) produces MVKKNFIPSVSLVRRDLPTLVTTTTSSTALSKPTSSVVSETSSKSLPSLTSSAFSTSSGATSSSSLIVASITPPSTAGNPFILNAADKPNGTVYIAVGAVIGAIFISILIWWLVSSYLSRRFTMTNSYANDSKNLYRGHHKHSSSLQSNPFDINDEKSYMQDDWDSMSQLESSQYEDAASPFNPIQDPFTDNRRSLFISPTLQVSQYEKSHSRHQSKDTNIFIDDPFLYVGTYLEEEEEEEEERKLNLNRPQRAASPERKEKKINSMEGYHKRNQSSLGLIPVASATSNTSSPKKAHKRQAPSMFLDDVLNGREII; encoded by the coding sequence ATGGTTAAGAAAAACTTTATCCCGTCTGTATCGCTGGTCAGAAGAGACCTTCCTACTTTAGTTACTACTACAACTAGTTCAACCGCCCTGTCAAAGCCCACGTCAAGTGTAGTGTCCGAAACGAGTTCCAAGTCCCTTCCATCGTTAACATCTTCGGCTTTCTCAACTTCCAGTGGAGCAACATCCTCCTCATCACTAATTGTCGCAAGTATAACACCCCCATCTACAGCAGGAAACCCATTTATTTTAAATGCTGCTGATAAACCAAATGGAACTGTATACATTGCTGTGGGTGCTGTCATAGGTGCCATTTTTATCAGTATTCTTATATGGTGGTTAGTGTCCAGTTATTTGTCTCGTCGTTTCACAATGACAAATTCTTATGCAAATGATAGTAAAAATTTGTACAGGGGACACCACAAGCATAGTTCTTCTTTACAAAGCAATCCCTTTGACATCAATGATGAGAAATCATATATGCAGGATGATTGGGATTCTATGAGCCAATTAGAATCTAGCCAATACGAGGATGCTGCCTCACCATTCAACCCAATTCAGGATCCGTTCACAGACAACAGAAGATCCTTATTTATATCTCCTACTTTACAAGTGTCACAATATGAAAAAAGTCATAGCCGCCATCAATCAAAAGACACtaacatttttattgaCGATCCATTTTTATACGTAGGTACCTAtctagaagaagaagaagaagaagaagaagagagaAAGCTGAACCTCAATAGACCACAAAGAGCAGCGTCACCtgaaagaaaggaaaagaaaattaacTCAATGGAAGGCTACCATAAGAGAAACCAATCCTCCTTGGGCCTCATACCAGTCGCTTCTGCTACCTCAAATACTAGCTCTCCTAAAAAGGCTCATAAAAGACAGGCGCCATCGATGTTTTTGGATGATGTCCTGAATGGTAGAGAAATAATCTAG
- the OCA2 gene encoding Oca2p (hypothetical protein; similar to predicted tyrosine phosphatases Oca1p and Siw14p; green fluorescent protein (GFP)-fusion protein localizes to the cytoplasm; YNL056W is not an essential gene) has product MKYIPPLNFSPVVSTDVSLYRSGYPMPLNYSFIKHQLHLKTIIYIGDKDRPLEEYQSFLESEKIKYYHIFMDSSRDEGIQERMNQVLHLVLDVRNYPILVHSNKGKHRVGVVVGIIRKLLQGWSTAGICQEYGLFSGGMKDGVDLEFITMFETNLKIPRNVIPGFAKHCLYLNELEAAEGSDDESGSESILTAKQPI; this is encoded by the coding sequence ATGAAATACATACCCCCATTAAATTTTTCGCCAGTGGTGAGCACGGATGTATCGTTATATCGATCGGGATACCCGATGCCGTTAAATTATAGTTTCATCAAGCATCAGTTACACTTGAAGACCATAATATATATTGGCGATAAAGATAGGCCTCTCGAAGAATATCAAAGCTTCCTGGAGTcagaaaagataaaatacTATCACATATTTATGGATTCAAGCCGCGATGAAGgaattcaagaaagaatGAACCAGGTCTTGCACTTGGTGCTGGATGTCAGAAACTATCCCATCTTAGTGCATTCCAATAAGGGCAAGCACCGTGTTGGTGTAGTTGTGGGAATCATAAGAAAGTTGTTACAGGGATGGTCCACTGCAGGTATATGCCAAGAGTACGGGTTATTTTCTGGTGGGATGAAAGATGGAGTAGATTTGGAGTTTATCACAATGTTCGAAACCAATCTGAAAATACCGAGAAACGTTATCCCTGGCTTTGCTAAACACTGCTTGTATTTGAATGAGCTAGAGGCTGCGGAAGGAAGTGATGATGAGTCAGGAAGTGAGTCTATTCTCACTGCCAAGCAACCAATATGA
- the POR1 gene encoding porin POR1 (Mitochondrial porin and phospholipid scramblase; voltage-dependent anion channel in the outer mitochondrial membrane required for maintenance of mitochondrial osmotic stability and membrane permeability; scramblase involved in mitochondrial transbilayer translocation of phospholipids; ubiquinone binding protein; couples glutathione pools of the intermembrane space and the cytosol; phosphorylated; protein abundance increases in response to DNA replication stress; orthologous to human VDAC1 and 2), producing MSPPVYSDISRNINDLLNKDFYHATPAAFDVQTTTANGIKFSLKAKQPVKDGPLSTNVEAKLNDKQTGLGLTQGWSNTNNLQTKLEFANLTPGLKNELITSLTPGVAKSAVLNTTFTQPFFTARGAFDLCLKSPTFVGDLTMAHEGIVGGAEFGYDISAGSISRYAMALSYFAKDYSLGATLNNEQITTVDFFQNVNAFLQVGAKATMNCKLPNSNVNIEFATRYLPDASSQVKAKVSDSGIVTLAYKQLLRPGVTLGVGSSFDALKLSEPVHKLGWSLSFDA from the coding sequence ATGTCTCCTCCAGTTTACAGCGATATCTCCAGAAATATCAATGACCTATTGAACAAGGATTTCTATCATGCTACCCCAGCTGCCTTTGATGTGCAAACAACAACCGCCAATGGCATTAAGTTCTCATTGAAGGCTAAACAGCCTGTCAAAGACGGTCCACTGTCTACTAACGTGGAAGCAAAGTTGAATGACAAGCAAACCGGCTTGGGTCTAACTCAAGGCTGGTCTAACACAAACAACTTGCAAACCAAATTAGAGTTTGCCAACTTGACCCCTGGTCTAAAGAACGAATTGATCACTTCTTTGACTCCAGGCGTCGCCAAGTCCGCCGTCTTAAACACTACGTTCACACAACCTTTCTTCACCGCAAGAGGTGCCTTTGACTTGTGTTTGAAGTCACCAACATTTGTTGGTGACTTAACTATGGCCCACGAAGGTATTGTTGGTGGCGCAGAGTTTGGTTACGATATCAGCGCCGGTTCCATTTCTCGTTATGCCATGGCTTTAAGTTATTTCGCCAAAGACTACTCCTTGGGCGCTACATTGAACAACGAGCAAATAACTACCGTTGACTTCTTCCAAAACGTCAACGCCTTTTTACAGGTCGGTGCTAAGGCTACAATGAACTGCAAACTACCTAACTCCAATGTCAACATCGAATTCGCCACTAGATATTTGCCTGATGCATCTTCCCAAGTTAAGGCTAAGGTGTCCGATTCCGGTATTGTCACTTTGGCTTACAAGCAATTGTTAAGACCTGGCGTCACTCTGGGTGTCGGTTCCTCTTTCGATGCTTTGAAGTTGTCTGAACCTGTTCACAAGCTAGGTTGGTCTTTGTCCTTCGACGCTTGA
- a CDS encoding gag-pol fusion protein (TyB Gag-Pol protein; proteolytically processed to make the Gag, reverse transcriptase (RT), protease (PR), and integrase (IN) proteins that are required for retrotransposition) — translation MESQQLSQHSPISHGSACASVTSKEVHTNQDPLDVSASKIQEYDKASTKANSQQTTTPASSAVPENPHHASPQTAQSHSPQNGPYPQQCMMTQNQANPSDWSFYGRPSMIPYTPYQMSPMYFPPGPHSQFPQYPSSVGTPLSTPSPESGNTFTDSSSADSDMTSTKKYVRPPPMLTSPNDFLNWVKTYIKFLQNSNLGGIIPTVNGKPVRQITDDELTFLYNTFQIFAPSQFLPTWVKDILSVDYTDIMKILSKSIEKMQSDTQEANDIVTLANLQYNGSTPADAFETKVTNIIDRLNNNGIHINNKVACQLIMRGLSGEYKFLRYTRHRHLNMTVAELFLDIHAIYEEQQGSRNSKPNYRRNPSDEKNDSRSYTNTTKPKVIARNPQKTNNSKSKTARAHNVSTSNNSPSTDNDSISKSTTEPIQLNNKHDLHLGQKLTESTVNHTNHSDDELPGHLLLDSGASRTLIRSAHHIHSASSNPDINVVDAQKRNIPINAIGDLQFHFQDNTKTSIKVLHTPNIAYDLLSLNELAAVDITACFTKNVLERSDGTVLAPIVKYGDFYWVSKKYLLPSNISVPTINNVHTSESTRKYPYPFIHRMLAHANAQTIRYSLKNNTITYFNESDVDWSSAIDYQCPDCLIGKSTKHRHIKGSRLKYQNSYEPFQYLHTDIFGPVHNLPKSAPSYFISFTDETTKFRWVYPLHDRREDSILDVFTTILAFIKNQFQASVLVIQMDRGSEYTNRTLHKFLEKNGITPCYTTTADSRAHGVAERLNRTLLDDCRTQLQCSGLPNHLWFSAIEFSTIVRNSLASPKSKKSARQHAGLAGLDISTLLPFGQPVIVNDHNPNSKIHPRGIPGYALHPSRNSYGYIIYLPSLKKTVDTTNYVILQGKESRLDQFNYDALTFDEDLNRLTASYQSFIASNEIQQSDDLNFQSDIELHPEQPRNVLSKAVSPTDSTPPSTHTEDSKRVSKTNIRAPREVDPNISKSDILPSKKRSSTPQISDIESTGSGGMHRLDVPLLAPMSQSNTHESSHTSKSKDFRHSDSYSDNETNHTNVPISSTGGTNNKTVPQTSEQETEKRIIHRSPSIDTSSSESNSLHHVVPIKTSDTCPKENTEESIIADLPLPDLPPEPPTKLSDSFKELPPINSRQTNSSLGGIGDSNAYTTINSKKRSLEDNETEIKVSRDTWNTKNMRSLEPPRSKKRIHLIAAVKAVKSIKPIRTTLRYDEAITYNKDIKEKEKYIEAYHKEVNQLLKMKTWDTDKYYDRKEIDPKRVINSMFIFNRKRDGTHKARFVARGDIQHPDTYDSGMQSNTVHHYALMTSLSLALDNNYYITQLDISSAYLYADIKEELYIRPPPHLGMNDKLIRLKKSLYGLKQSGANWYETIKSYLIEQCDMEEVRGWSCVFKNSQVTICLFVDDMILFSKDLNANKKIITTLKKQYDTKIINLGESDNEIQYDILGLEIKYQRSKYMKLGMEKSLTEKLPKLNVHLNPKGKKLSAPGQPGLYIDQDELEIDEDEYKEKVHEMQKLIGLASYVGYKFRFDLLYYINTLAQHILFPSRQVLDMTYELIQFMWDTRDKQLIWHKNKPTKPDNKLVAISDASYGNQPYYKSQIGNIFLLNGKVIGGKSTKASLTCTSTTEAEIHAVSEAIPLLNNLSHLVQELNKKPIIKGLLTDSRSTISIIKSTNEEKFRNRFFGTKAMRLRDEVSGNNLYVYYIETKKNIADVMTKPLPIKTFKLLTNKWIH, via the exons atggaatcccaacaattatctcaacattcacccatttctcatggtagcgcctgtgcttcggttacttctaaggaagtccacacaaatcaagatccgttagacgtttcagcttccaaaattcaagaatatgataaggcttccactaaggctaactctcaacagacaacaacacctgcttcatcagctgttccagagaacccCCATCATGCCTCTCCTCAAACTGCTCAGTCACATTCACCACAGAATGGGCCGTACCCACAGCAGTGCATGATGACCCAAAACCAAGCCAATCCATCTGATTGGTCATTTTACGGACGCCCATCTATGATTCCGTATAcaccttatcaaatgtcgCCTATGTACTTTCCACCTGGGCCACATTCACAGTTTCCGCAGTAtccatcatcagttggaacGCCTCTGAGCACTCCATCACCTGAGTCAggtaatacatttactgattcatcctcagcggactctgatatgacatccactaaaaaatatgtcagaccaccaccaatgttaacctcacctaatgactttctaaattgggttaaaacatacatcaaatttttacaaaactcgaatctcggtggtattattccgACAGTAAACGGAAAACCCGTACGTCAGatcactgatgatgaactcaccttcttgtataacacttttcaaatatttgctccATCTCAATTCCTACCTACCTGGGTCAAAGACATCCTATCCGTTGATTATAcggatatcatgaaaattctttccaaaagtattgaaaaaatgcaatctgATACCCAAGAGGCAAACGACATTGTGACCctggcaaatttgcaatataatggcagtacacctgcagatgcatttgaaacaaaagtcacaaacattatcgacagactgaacaataatggcattcatatcaataacaaggtcgcatgccaattaattatgagaggtctatctggcgaatataaatttttacgctaCACACGTCATCGAcatctaaatatgacagtcgctgaactgttcttagatatccatgctatttatgaagaacaacagggatcgagaaacagcaaacctaattacaggagaaatccgagtgatgagaagaatgattctCGCAGCTATACAAATACAACCAAACCCAAAGTTATAGCtcggaatcctcaaaaaacaaataattcgaaatcgaaaacagcCAGGGCTCACAATGTATCCACATCTAATAACTCTCCCAGCACGGACAACGATTCcatcagtaaatcaactactgaaccgattcaattgaacaataagcaCGACCTTCATCTT GGCCAGAAACTTACTGAATCTACAGTAAATCATACTaatcattctgatgatgaactccctggacacctccttctcgattcaggagcatcacgaacccttataagatctgctcatcacatacactcagcatcatctaatcctgacataaacgtagttgatgctcaaaaaagaaatataccaattaacgctattggtgacctacaatttcacttccaggacaacaccaaaacatcaataaaggtattgcacactcctaacatagcctatgacttactcagtttgaatgaattggctgcagtagatatcacagcatgctttaccaaaaacgtcTTAGAACGATCTGACGGCACTGTACTTGCACCTATCGTAAAatatggagacttttactgggtatctaaaaagtacttgcttccatcaaatatctccgtacccaccatcaataatgtccatacaagtgaaagtacacgcaaatatccttatcctttcattcatcgaatgcttgcgcatgccaatgcacagacaattcgatactcacttaaaaataacaccatcacgtattttaacgaatcagatgtcgactggtctagtgctattgactatcaatgtcctgattgtttaatcggcaaaagcaccaaacacagacatatcaaaggttcacgactaaaataccaaaattcatacgaaccctttcaatacctacatactgacatatttggtccaGTTCACAACCTACCAAAGAGTGCACcatcctatttcatctcatttactgatgagacaacaaaattccgtTGGGTTTATCCATTACACGACCGTCGCGAGGACTCTATCCtcgatgtttttactaCGATACTAGCTTTTATTAAGAACCAGTTTCAGGCCAGTGTCTTGGTTATACAAATGGACCGTGGTTCTGAGTATACTAACAGAACTctccataaattccttgaaaaaaatggtataactccatgctatacaaccacaGCGGATTCCCGAGCACATGGAGTCGCTGAACGGCTCAACCGTACCTTATTAGATGACTGCCGTACTCAACTGCAATGTAGTGGTTTACCGAACCATTTATGGTTCTCTgcaatcgaattttctactattgtgagaaattcactagcttcacctaaaagcaaaaaatctgcaagacaacatgctggcttggcaggacttgatatcagtactttgttacctttcggtcaacctgttatcgtcaatgatcacaaccctaactccaaaatacatcctcgtggcaTCCCAGGCTACGCTCTACATCCGTCtcgaaactcttatggatatatcatctatcttccatccttaaagaagacagtagatacaactaactatgttattcttcagggcaaggaatccagattagatcaattcaattacgacgcactcactttcgatgaagacttAAACCGTTTAACTGCTTCATATCAATCGTTCATTGCGTCAAATGAGATCCAACAATCCGATGATCTTAACTTCCAATCTGACATCGAACTACATCCTGAGCAACCGAGAAAtgtcctttcaaaagctgtgagTCCAACCGATTCCACACCTCCGTCAACTCATACTGAAGATTCGAAACGTGTTTctaaaaccaatattcgcgcacccagagaagttgaTCCCAACATATCTAAATCTGATATccttccatcaaagaagagatctagCACCCCCCAAATTTCCGATATCGAGAGTACTGGTTCGGGTGGTATGCATAGATTAGATGTTCCTTTACTTGCTCCCATGTCCCAATCTAACACACATGAATCGTCGCACAccagtaaatctaaagatttcagacacTCAGACTCGTACAGTGACAATGAGACTAATCATACAAACGTACCAATATCCAGTACGGGTGGtaccaataataaaacTGTTCCGCAGACAAGCGAACAGGAGACtgagaaaaggattataCACCGTTCACCTTCGATCGATACTTCCTCATCAGAAAGTAATTCACTACACCACGTCGTTCCTATCAAAACGTCAGATACCTGTCCTAAGGAGAATACAGAGGAATCTATAATTGCTGATCTTCCACTTCCCGATCTGCCTCCAGAACCTCCTACCAAATTATCAGACTCCTTTAAAGAACTTCCACCGATCAATTCTCGTCaaactaattccagtttgggtggtattggtgactctaatgcctatactactatcaacagtaagaaaagatcattagaagataatgaaactgaaattaaggtatcacgagacacatggaatactaagaatatgcgtagtttagaacctccgagatcgaagaaacgaattcacctgattgcagctgtaaaagcagtaaaatcaatcaaaccaatacgGACAACCTTACGATACGATGAGGCAATCacctataataaagatattaaagaaaaagaaaaatatatcgaggcataccacaaagaagtcaatcaactgttgaagatgaaaacttgggACACTgacaaatattatgacagaaaagaaatagaccctaaaagagtaataaattcaatgtttatcttcaacaggAAACGTGACGGTACTCAtaaagctagatttgttgcaagaggtgaTATTCAGCATCCTGACACTTACGACTCAGGCatgcaatccaataccGTACATCACTATGCATTGATGACATCCCTGTCACTtgcattagacaataactactatattacacaattagacatatcttcggcatatttgtatgcagacatcaaagaagaattatacataagacctccaccacatttaggaatgaatgataagttgatacgtttgaagaaatcactttatggtttgaaacaaagtggtgCAAACTGGTATGAAACGATCAAATCATATCTGATTGAACAATGTgatatggaagaagttcgcggatggtcatgcgtatttaagaatagtcaagtaacaatttgcttattcgttgatgatatgatattgttcagcaaagacttaaatgcaaataagaaaatcataacaacactcaagaaacaatacgatacaaagataataaatctgggtgaaagtgataacgaaattcagtACGACATACTTGGATTAGagatcaaatatcaaagaagcaagtacatgaaattaggtatggaaaaatctttgacagaaaaattacccAAACTAAACGTTCATTTAAatccaaaaggaaaaaaacttagcgctccaggtcaaccaggtctttatatagaccaggatgaactagaaatagatgaagatgaatacaaagagaaggtacatgaaatgcaaaagttgattggtctagcttcatatgttggatataaatttagatttgacttactatactacatcaacacacttgctcaacatatactattcccctctaggcaagttttagacatgacatatgagttaatacaattcatgtgggacactagagataaacaactgatatggcacaaaaacaaacctaccaagccagataataaactagtCGCAATAAGCGATGCTTCATATGGTAACCAACCATATTACAAGTCACAAATTGGTAACATTTTCCTACTCAACGGAAAAGtgattggaggaaagtcgACAAAGGCTTCGTTAACATGCACTTCAACTacagaagcagaaatacacgcAGTCAGTGAAGCTATTCCGCTATTGAATAACCTCAGTCACCTTGTGcaagaacttaacaagaaaccaattattaaaGGCTTACTTACTGATAGTAGATCAACgatcagtataattaagtctacaaatgaagagaaatttagaaacagattttttggcacaaaggcaatgagacttagagatgaagtatcaggtaataatttatacgtatactacatcgagaccaagaagaacattgctgatgtgatgacaaaacctcttccgataaaaacatttaaactattaactaacaaatggattcattag
- a CDS encoding gag protein (Retrotransposon TYA Gag gene co-transcribed with TYB Pol; translated as TYA or TYA-TYB polyprotein; Gag is a nucleocapsid protein that is the structural constituent of virus-like particles (VLPs); similar to retroviral Gag), producing MESQQLSQHSPISHGSACASVTSKEVHTNQDPLDVSASKIQEYDKASTKANSQQTTTPASSAVPENPHHASPQTAQSHSPQNGPYPQQCMMTQNQANPSDWSFYGRPSMIPYTPYQMSPMYFPPGPHSQFPQYPSSVGTPLSTPSPESGNTFTDSSSADSDMTSTKKYVRPPPMLTSPNDFLNWVKTYIKFLQNSNLGGIIPTVNGKPVRQITDDELTFLYNTFQIFAPSQFLPTWVKDILSVDYTDIMKILSKSIEKMQSDTQEANDIVTLANLQYNGSTPADAFETKVTNIIDRLNNNGIHINNKVACQLIMRGLSGEYKFLRYTRHRHLNMTVAELFLDIHAIYEEQQGSRNSKPNYRRNPSDEKNDSRSYTNTTKPKVIARNPQKTNNSKSKTARAHNVSTSNNSPSTDNDSISKSTTEPIQLNNKHDLHLRPETY from the coding sequence atggaatcccaacaattatctcaacattcacccatttctcatggtagcgcctgtgcttcggttacttctaaggaagtccacacaaatcaagatccgttagacgtttcagcttccaaaattcaagaatatgataaggcttccactaaggctaactctcaacagacaacaacacctgcttcatcagctgttccagagaacccCCATCATGCCTCTCCTCAAACTGCTCAGTCACATTCACCACAGAATGGGCCGTACCCACAGCAGTGCATGATGACCCAAAACCAAGCCAATCCATCTGATTGGTCATTTTACGGACGCCCATCTATGATTCCGTATAcaccttatcaaatgtcgCCTATGTACTTTCCACCTGGGCCACATTCACAGTTTCCGCAGTAtccatcatcagttggaacGCCTCTGAGCACTCCATCACCTGAGTCAggtaatacatttactgattcatcctcagcggactctgatatgacatccactaaaaaatatgtcagaccaccaccaatgttaacctcacctaatgactttctaaattgggttaaaacatacatcaaatttttacaaaactcgaatctcggtggtattattccgACAGTAAACGGAAAACCCGTACGTCAGatcactgatgatgaactcaccttcttgtataacacttttcaaatatttgctccATCTCAATTCCTACCTACCTGGGTCAAAGACATCCTATCCGTTGATTATAcggatatcatgaaaattctttccaaaagtattgaaaaaatgcaatctgATACCCAAGAGGCAAACGACATTGTGACCctggcaaatttgcaatataatggcagtacacctgcagatgcatttgaaacaaaagtcacaaacattatcgacagactgaacaataatggcattcatatcaataacaaggtcgcatgccaattaattatgagaggtctatctggcgaatataaatttttacgctaCACACGTCATCGAcatctaaatatgacagtcgctgaactgttcttagatatccatgctatttatgaagaacaacagggatcgagaaacagcaaacctaattacaggagaaatccgagtgatgagaagaatgattctCGCAGCTATACAAATACAACCAAACCCAAAGTTATAGCtcggaatcctcaaaaaacaaataattcgaaatcgaaaacagcCAGGGCTCACAATGTATCCACATCTAATAACTCTCCCAGCACGGACAACGATTCcatcagtaaatcaactactgaaccgattcaattgaacaataagcaCGACCTTCATCTTAGGCCAGAAACTTACTGA